In Hydra vulgaris chromosome 06, alternate assembly HydraT2T_AEP, a genomic segment contains:
- the LOC100205191 gene encoding solute carrier family 35 member F5, producing MDSCKKSPIVHNNLKRFLLGIFLLLIVDIIWVASAELSVYIFHNENFNKPFFTTYFKTAMFSVYLFGFLFIKRWQVQVFSVCANPKATKKLLKEVKRFSQGDRGTHGINTSENVSCTSTPIDGHITPPTFENMTEDDSSELSGEIPARKVCFNNVREVRSLAHKYSEAQVLARMSQSSINELRSILEVLHGKLSLIETIKLSLMFVFLWILGTLMYQEALAKESAAVTNILSSTSGLFTLILASIFPSSASDRFTLSKLVSVLINFGGVFIICWFDPNRPPTTINFGEVYSLLGALFYACYIVLIKKKVGDSEKLDIPLFFGFVGLFGAIIFVPVFVVLHFTNLESFELPSRKNTWSFLVLNAFIGTVLSELLWLWGCFLTSSLMATLSLGLIIPLSITYDFLVNGVKFSWPFLLGSVPILLSFVALTLLTHYSDWDPVKDLVCFCCCCFHKKEENKPLLDNKNISNDGRCLKD from the coding sequence atggatAGTTGCAAAAAGTCTCCAATAGTCCATAATAACTTGAAAAGATTTCTATTAGGAATTTTTCTTCTATTGATTGTTGATATTATATGGGTAGCATCAGCTGAATTaagtgtttatatttttcataatgaaaactttaacaaaccgttttttacaacatattttaaaacagcaaTGTTTTCAGTTTACCTATTTggctttttgtttataaaaagatgGCAAGTTCAAGTATTTTCTGTATGTGCTAATCCAAAAGCAACTAAAAAACTACTTAAAGAAGTAAAACGGTTTTCACAAGGAGATCGAGGTACCCATGGTATCAACACTTCAGAAAACGTATCTTGTACATCTACACCCATTGATGGACATATTACTCCACCGACATTTGAGAACATGACAGAAGATGATTCTAGTGAACTTTCTGGGGAAATTCCAGCtcgaaaagtttgttttaataatgtgCGTGAAGTGCGTTCACTTGCACACAAGTACAGTGAAGCACAAGTTCTAGCTCGTATGTCACAAAGTTCTATTAATGAATTGCGCAGCATTCTTGAAGTTTTACATGGAAAACTAAGCCTTATTGAAACCATTAAGTTAtctttaatgtttgtttttttatggatTCTTGGTACTTTGATGTATCAAGAAGCTTTAGCAAAAGAATCTGCAGcagtaacaaatattttatcttcaacaTCTGGTTTGTTTACATTGATATTAGCCTCAATATTTCCAAGCTCTGCTAGTGATAGATTTACTTTATCAAAACTTGTATCTGTGCTCATTAATTTTGGTggtgtttttattatatgttgGTTTGATCCTAACAGACCTCCTACTACAATAAACTTTGGAGAAGTATACAGTTTGTTGGGTGCTTTATTTTATGCATGTTATatagtattaattaaaaaaaaagtaggtgATAGTGAGAAACTAGACATACCACTCTTCTTTGGCTTCGTTGGATTGTTTGGTGCTATTATTTTTGTACCAGTTTTCGTTGTCCTTCATTTTACTAATTTAGAATCTTTTGAACTTCcatctagaaaaaatacttggagttttttagtattaaatgcttttattgGAACAGTACTTTCTGAATTATTATGGTTGTGGGGTTGTTTCCTAACAAGTTCATTAATGGCAACACTCTCATTGGGTTTAATCATCCCCCTATCAATAACATAtgattttttagtaaacggaGTTAAATTTTCTTGGCCATTTTTATTAGGTTCAGTACCGATTTTACTGTCATTTGTTGCACTGACACTACTGACTCATTATAGTGATTGGGATCCTGTCAAAGATTTAGTCTGTTTTTGTTGCTGCTGTTTCcacaaaaaagaagaaaataaaccTTTGTTGgataataaaaacatatctaATGATGGAAGATGTCTTAAAGAttga